One stretch of Balneolaceae bacterium DNA includes these proteins:
- a CDS encoding isocitrate/isopropylmalate family dehydrogenase: MYNIVKIPGDGIGTEITESVTTILAAAGAEINWIECEAGEATFKKTGNPLPDETFDAIDKHRIALKGPLTTPVGAGFRSINVALRQKFDLYSNIRPAKSLPNIESPFRAVDLVMFRENTQGLYIGKEQWIDEEKEEHAESIAVVTRKASEKIITAAFEYAKKNNRKKITLVHKANILKLTTGLFLNIGKEISKKYPEIVFEDLIVDNMAMQMVQYPQQFDVIVTTNLFGDILSDLASGLVGGLGVTGAANIGDDAAIFEAVHGSAPDIAGQGKANPTALLFSALMMLEYLDEYRLAEKIRSAVYTVLQDHKDECTPDVGGSGTTQSYTEAICKLLRD, encoded by the coding sequence ATGTACAACATTGTAAAAATCCCAGGGGATGGAATTGGAACAGAGATCACTGAATCAGTAACAACTATTTTGGCAGCAGCCGGTGCAGAGATAAACTGGATTGAGTGTGAAGCCGGCGAAGCAACGTTTAAAAAGACGGGGAATCCGCTGCCGGACGAAACATTCGATGCGATTGATAAGCATCGAATAGCACTAAAGGGACCTCTGACTACGCCGGTTGGAGCAGGTTTCCGATCTATCAATGTGGCATTACGGCAAAAGTTTGATCTGTATAGTAATATTCGTCCGGCCAAATCACTGCCGAATATTGAGAGTCCGTTCAGGGCCGTTGATCTTGTGATGTTCAGAGAGAACACACAGGGCCTTTATATTGGTAAAGAACAGTGGATTGATGAGGAAAAAGAAGAACATGCCGAAAGTATTGCAGTGGTTACACGTAAGGCCAGTGAAAAAATTATCACGGCGGCGTTTGAGTATGCAAAAAAGAACAACCGAAAGAAGATAACCCTGGTCCATAAGGCCAATATTTTGAAATTAACGACAGGTCTTTTTCTCAATATCGGAAAAGAGATTTCAAAGAAATACCCGGAGATAGTTTTTGAAGATCTGATTGTGGATAATATGGCGATGCAGATGGTACAGTATCCTCAACAGTTTGACGTAATCGTTACAACCAATCTTTTTGGTGATATTTTGTCTGACCTGGCATCCGGCCTTGTAGGGGGACTTGGTGTGACCGGTGCAGCCAATATTGGCGATGATGCTGCTATATTTGAAGCTGTTCACGGTTCCGCACCCGATATTGCAGGCCAGGGGAAAGCAAATCCAACCGCACTTCTGTTTTCGGCACTGATGATGCTGGAGTACCTGGATGAATATCGGCTGGCTGAAAAAATACGCTCTGCTGTTTATACGGTTTTACAAGATCACAAAGATGAGTGCACCCCCGATGTGGGCGGCAGTGGTACAACACAATCGTACACCGAAGCGATTTGTAAATTACTACGGGATTGA
- a CDS encoding TonB-dependent receptor, with the protein MKIKSDNSLFAMLLRTIAKAGLSMYLVLFLCSSVNAQDIQTVHEVSGTVTDANDGETLLGVNIMVVGTTTGTTTDMEGNYSLSVPSPDAQLRFSYIGYQPVVVDVDGRNTINVEMEISAILGEDLIVTGYSAQRRIDLTGSISVADVPQMQKIAESSVNQQLQGQVSGVTVSQSGQPGDEPSVRIRGVGNFGNVNPLYVVDGVPTSSIGDLNPRDVESLQVLKDASAASIYGSRASNGVIIITTKQGRPGLSVTFDSYVGYETPKHHGNAFNIASPMEMAELEWLAYNNSGLTPSSSLYGSGSTPQLPDYIAPTGAMEGEVNHDDYYVNPYYTDTADLGNFFRITQANKQGTNWFQEIFKPAYTVNSNLSVSGGTDDASYMLSLNYINEEGTLLRTYNERYTLRVNTQFNLTENIRVGQNASIAMWENPQAGSLNEGTATGMVYRQQPIIPVYDIAGNFAGNFGAPLGNASNPVAQRERTMNNTGENNRIFGNVFAEIDFLENITFRSNFGGSYATSNWSWFQFPEYENAENAVVNLYGDGAWNGTNWTWTNTVTYTDLLADVHNVTVLLGTEANEDTGRERGGTRTDYFSFNPNYVNLSNGAGDPTNYSWQYENALFSLFGRAEYNYDNRYLLNATVRRDGSSRFLDNRYGLFPSGSIGWRISEEEFMRDVDWLTNLQLRAGYGVMGNQLNVAADNAYSLFGGNQLSTFYPITGGPTIFQGFAQTRIGNPGARWEESHTMNFGVNTMLFEGALEIDMDFYKNDVRDLLFNPELPGQAGLASQPYVNVGNVENKGLDMSITGRRDISQDFNMSATVNFTTYSNEVVKIAEGVDNFDGTSRRFGSGNPIVRNQVGWPISTFFGYKIEGFWNEQSEIDQANASAGGVYQEEAAPGRFRYADVNGDGRITADDRTRLGDPHPDFTYGLDLTVNYKSFDVSAFFYGSQGNDIWNQVKWWTDFYPSFQGAKSKTALYDSWTPDNHNATAPIQENAGSTATNLVPNSYYVEDGSYLRLRTFQVGYSFTPDMLSYVGLNRLRVYVQAQNLFTITNYSGPDPEVGNTQSANASTTSFGVDEGAYPTSRQFLVGFNLGF; encoded by the coding sequence ATGAAGATAAAATCAGACAATTCACTATTTGCAATGCTGCTCCGTACTATCGCAAAAGCGGGGTTGAGCATGTACCTTGTTCTGTTTTTGTGCTCTTCCGTTAATGCCCAGGATATCCAGACAGTTCATGAAGTTTCAGGAACTGTTACGGATGCCAATGATGGCGAGACACTCCTGGGAGTTAATATTATGGTAGTAGGTACAACTACCGGTACAACTACAGACATGGAAGGAAACTACTCTCTATCGGTCCCATCACCAGATGCCCAGTTACGATTCTCGTATATAGGCTATCAACCTGTTGTGGTGGATGTAGACGGACGAAATACGATAAATGTGGAGATGGAGATTTCTGCTATTCTTGGCGAAGATCTCATTGTTACAGGATATTCTGCTCAGAGGCGAATAGATCTTACAGGGTCTATCAGTGTAGCCGATGTTCCCCAGATGCAGAAAATTGCTGAGTCATCTGTAAACCAACAGTTACAAGGTCAGGTTTCAGGTGTAACAGTTTCGCAATCAGGTCAGCCGGGCGATGAGCCCTCTGTACGAATACGGGGAGTTGGTAATTTTGGTAATGTAAATCCGCTTTATGTTGTTGATGGTGTTCCCACCAGCAGTATTGGCGATTTGAACCCCAGGGATGTTGAATCGTTACAAGTTTTGAAAGATGCTTCTGCGGCATCTATTTACGGTTCAAGGGCATCAAACGGGGTGATAATTATCACTACAAAACAGGGGCGTCCGGGATTGAGCGTTACTTTTGATTCGTATGTGGGGTACGAAACCCCCAAACATCACGGCAATGCTTTTAATATTGCTTCTCCTATGGAGATGGCCGAACTGGAGTGGCTGGCCTATAACAACTCAGGTCTCACCCCTTCATCTTCCCTGTACGGAAGCGGTTCAACACCCCAATTACCAGATTATATAGCTCCGACCGGTGCAATGGAGGGAGAGGTAAATCACGATGATTACTATGTGAATCCCTACTACACAGATACGGCTGATTTGGGAAACTTTTTCCGAATTACTCAGGCCAATAAACAGGGTACCAACTGGTTCCAGGAGATCTTTAAACCTGCTTATACAGTGAACTCTAACTTATCGGTAAGCGGTGGTACAGATGATGCCAGTTACATGTTATCGTTGAATTATATTAATGAAGAAGGCACCCTGCTGCGAACCTATAATGAACGGTACACGCTTCGTGTAAATACACAGTTCAACCTGACCGAAAATATTCGTGTTGGCCAGAACGCATCAATAGCCATGTGGGAAAATCCACAGGCTGGTTCACTTAATGAAGGTACAGCCACAGGTATGGTCTATCGGCAGCAACCCATTATTCCCGTTTACGATATAGCCGGGAACTTTGCGGGTAATTTCGGAGCTCCTTTGGGTAATGCCAGTAATCCGGTTGCACAGCGCGAACGAACCATGAATAATACGGGCGAAAATAATCGAATTTTTGGTAATGTATTTGCTGAAATCGATTTTCTCGAAAATATAACTTTCCGTTCTAATTTTGGCGGCAGTTATGCTACCAGTAATTGGAGTTGGTTCCAGTTCCCTGAATATGAAAATGCAGAAAATGCTGTTGTAAATTTATATGGAGATGGAGCCTGGAACGGCACAAACTGGACCTGGACAAATACGGTTACATACACAGATCTGCTGGCCGATGTTCATAATGTCACTGTTTTATTAGGAACGGAAGCGAACGAAGATACCGGCCGCGAACGTGGCGGAACCCGGACCGACTATTTCTCATTCAATCCTAATTATGTGAACCTGAGCAATGGTGCCGGAGATCCCACCAACTATAGCTGGCAGTACGAGAATGCACTGTTCTCTCTCTTCGGCCGTGCCGAATACAATTACGATAACCGGTACCTGCTGAATGCAACCGTTCGGCGAGACGGTTCCTCCCGATTTCTCGATAATCGATACGGTTTATTTCCATCCGGTAGTATTGGATGGCGTATTTCTGAGGAGGAATTTATGCGTGATGTTGACTGGTTGACAAACCTTCAATTACGTGCAGGATATGGCGTAATGGGGAACCAGTTGAATGTTGCAGCAGACAATGCCTACTCACTTTTTGGAGGAAACCAGCTTTCTACATTTTATCCGATAACAGGCGGGCCTACCATATTCCAGGGATTTGCACAAACGCGAATCGGTAATCCTGGGGCACGCTGGGAAGAGTCTCATACAATGAATTTCGGTGTAAATACCATGTTGTTTGAGGGAGCTCTTGAGATTGATATGGACTTCTATAAAAATGATGTGCGAGACTTGTTGTTCAACCCGGAATTGCCCGGACAGGCCGGCCTTGCATCACAGCCATATGTAAATGTTGGTAATGTAGAAAACAAAGGGCTTGATATGTCCATTACAGGACGCAGGGATATCTCCCAGGATTTCAACATGAGTGCAACGGTTAACTTTACTACATACAGCAATGAAGTGGTAAAAATTGCCGAAGGTGTTGATAATTTCGACGGAACAAGCCGGCGCTTTGGCAGCGGTAATCCTATTGTCAGAAACCAGGTTGGTTGGCCGATATCCACATTCTTTGGTTATAAAATTGAAGGATTTTGGAACGAACAGTCAGAAATTGACCAGGCCAATGCAAGTGCAGGCGGCGTGTACCAGGAAGAGGCAGCTCCCGGTAGATTCCGATATGCTGATGTAAATGGCGACGGACGCATTACTGCCGATGATCGCACCAGGTTGGGTGATCCACATCCCGATTTTACATACGGACTGGATCTCACCGTCAACTACAAAAGTTTTGACGTGAGTGCATTCTTCTATGGGTCGCAAGGCAATGATATCTGGAACCAGGTAAAATGGTGGACCGATTTCTATCCCTCTTTCCAGGGAGCGAAAAGTAAAACCGCTTTGTACGATTCCTGGACACCAGACAACCACAATGCCACAGCACCCATCCAGGAAAATGCCGGTTCTACGGCTACGAACCTTGTGCCCAACTCCTATTATGTTGAGGATGGTTCATATCTGAGATTGAGAACGTTCCAGGTTGGATACTCATTCACTCCCGATATGCTCTCATATGTTGGATTGAACAGGCTGAGGGTTTATGTACAAGCCCAGAACTTGTTTACCATCACAAATTATTCAGGGCCCGATCCTGAAGTAGGTAATACACAGTCAGCCAATGCCAGCACCACAAGTTTTGGTGTAGATGAAGGTGCATATCCAACCTCCCGCCAGTTCCTGGTTGGGTTTAATCTCGGATTTTAA
- a CDS encoding histone H1 translates to MSRIEEVKGLMTELEEDLDKFYEKGNKAAGTRARKQLQNLKKLAQDIRLEIQDIKNNG, encoded by the coding sequence ATGAGCAGAATTGAAGAAGTAAAAGGCTTAATGACTGAACTCGAAGAAGATCTTGATAAATTCTACGAAAAAGGAAATAAAGCTGCCGGTACTCGTGCAAGAAAACAATTGCAAAATCTAAAAAAACTGGCCCAGGATATCCGACTGGAAATTCAGGACATTAAAAATAACGGATAA
- a CDS encoding response regulator: MESNPKILIVEDELVLQLMLEHMLKKMGFEHLGTATKGASAIQKAKEDSYDLILMDIMLQDEIDGIEAYREIKKEKEIPVIYITGNTDPRNKEKAKNLGYHDYMGKPITFSHLKNSIERLNLLKD, from the coding sequence ATGGAATCGAACCCCAAAATTTTAATCGTAGAAGATGAGTTGGTTTTACAATTGATGCTCGAGCACATGCTAAAAAAAATGGGGTTCGAGCATTTAGGTACAGCCACCAAAGGTGCGTCTGCTATCCAAAAAGCCAAAGAAGACTCTTACGATCTAATCCTTATGGATATAATGCTACAGGACGAAATTGATGGCATTGAAGCCTACAGGGAGATCAAAAAAGAGAAAGAGATACCGGTTATCTATATTACCGGGAATACCGATCCGCGAAATAAAGAAAAAGCAAAAAATTTAGGATATCATGACTATATGGGGAAACCGATTACTTTTTCACATCTAAAAAATTCTATTGAAAGGCTTAACTTGTTGAAAGATTGA
- a CDS encoding MFS transporter, which produces MKRLRSDIPRASKKEIFGWAMFDFANSTYTLLIITVIFPVLFTTVIVGDAEQNYRLGNLLWSVALAVSYFLVVLSGPVFGAIMDYSAMKKRFLFYSYALTVLSTGFLYFVKPGLVVLGVVLLVISNFAYAIGENFIAAFLPSLGPPKDLGKISGFGWALGYIGGLVAAGFVIYFLGEPTAANFDRIRWVGPFTALFFMITAIPTFLWVKEPGIRKELPPGETFFSVGFKRLGNTFKMIAKFKDLAVYLVSVFFAMAGIYIVVSFAFIYGDQVVNWDETVRILMFVVVQITAAIGAFAFGYIQDKIGAKLTYNITLVLWFLGVLGIWAVTDLTVWINHTFSTSFEAQYVFLWIGVIAGISLGSSQSASRALVGIFTPEEKSAEFFGFWGLSNKIAGVFGIIGLGLLQAEFGLHQSVLFCAFLFLVALLVCFFVNEKRGESAADDFQAQQNEDY; this is translated from the coding sequence ATGAAACGACTTCGCAGCGACATACCCCGTGCATCCAAGAAAGAGATTTTTGGATGGGCCATGTTCGATTTTGCCAATTCCACCTACACACTGCTCATTATCACAGTTATTTTTCCCGTTCTGTTCACCACGGTAATCGTCGGAGATGCAGAACAAAATTATCGCCTTGGAAATCTTCTTTGGAGTGTTGCACTGGCGGTTAGTTATTTCCTTGTTGTACTTAGCGGCCCCGTTTTTGGAGCTATCATGGATTATTCTGCCATGAAAAAACGGTTTCTCTTCTACAGCTACGCTCTTACCGTACTGAGTACCGGTTTTCTCTATTTTGTGAAACCAGGGCTTGTTGTTTTAGGAGTGGTGTTACTTGTGATCTCTAATTTTGCATATGCTATTGGGGAAAATTTCATTGCTGCTTTTCTGCCCAGCCTGGGGCCACCAAAAGATCTTGGTAAAATTTCCGGTTTTGGATGGGCTTTGGGATACATAGGCGGGCTCGTTGCAGCTGGTTTTGTGATCTATTTTTTGGGCGAGCCAACCGCCGCTAATTTTGACCGAATCCGTTGGGTGGGACCGTTTACAGCGCTCTTTTTTATGATCACAGCCATACCTACATTTCTTTGGGTGAAAGAACCCGGGATCAGAAAAGAGTTGCCGCCGGGAGAAACATTCTTCTCTGTTGGTTTTAAGCGGTTGGGCAATACATTTAAGATGATTGCAAAATTCAAGGATCTGGCCGTCTATCTTGTCTCTGTTTTCTTTGCTATGGCCGGGATCTATATCGTCGTTTCGTTTGCATTTATTTATGGCGACCAGGTTGTGAACTGGGATGAAACCGTTCGAATCCTGATGTTTGTTGTTGTACAGATTACGGCCGCCATTGGGGCTTTTGCATTTGGTTATATCCAGGATAAAATCGGAGCCAAACTCACCTATAATATAACTCTTGTCCTTTGGTTTTTGGGAGTTCTTGGCATATGGGCCGTAACCGATTTAACCGTATGGATTAACCATACCTTTAGTACCAGTTTTGAAGCTCAATATGTATTTCTGTGGATAGGAGTTATTGCAGGAATCAGCCTCGGATCCAGCCAATCTGCGAGCCGGGCGTTGGTTGGAATTTTTACCCCCGAAGAAAAATCAGCGGAATTTTTTGGATTTTGGGGACTCTCCAATAAAATAGCCGGTGTGTTTGGAATTATCGGACTTGGATTACTCCAGGCTGAATTCGGACTGCATCAATCTGTCCTGTTTTGCGCCTTCCTGTTTTTGGTGGCCTTGTTGGTCTGTTTCTTTGTAAATGAGAAACGGGGAGAAAGTGCCGCAGATGATTTTCAAGCTCAGCAAAACGAGGATTATTGA
- a CDS encoding PH domain-containing protein: protein MSDFQRQHPVAALSRAFGLIRGNIVTILVFLFFGAQSESFSFWWWTAGGFAFLLIAGAANWWRFLFKVEDGLIHIKSGIFVRKNLYLTKDRIQVIDITAGVIQRIFGLVRLDIQTAGASSRAAAIEAITREKAEEINQLLRRGEKQEEEGDESSVESIPEIKQTISLPNKELLIAASTSGSFGIALSVIGTVFSQIEPLISESQMYEYLYSILPSQTDTMFYIALIAGFVIFAWLLSFFGTLFKYGNFSLVVKEKEIVISRGIFEKKRVTVPFNRIQAIHISEGIIRQPLGYASVHLESAGYGDEKGTGSILFFPLIKRNEILPLLDDVLPDYQKEMLALTPPSRSLRRYIFRSAFLVTALTALAWWRFDLNLAIWILPILSLIWGWLKYNDTALGWGEDILVLRSRGLAKSTAYIKKKRVQDVSVSQSPFQRYRNLCSVQVHVASGDRGKSFSVRDLELDDGLIILQQLKIEGMNTTIGEEFSPESIRQIVRLPGWA, encoded by the coding sequence ATGTCTGATTTTCAACGCCAACATCCTGTCGCAGCACTCAGTCGTGCTTTTGGTTTAATACGTGGAAATATTGTAACCATTCTTGTATTTCTTTTTTTTGGTGCCCAGTCGGAAAGTTTTTCATTTTGGTGGTGGACCGCAGGCGGTTTTGCTTTTTTATTGATTGCAGGTGCAGCTAATTGGTGGCGTTTTTTGTTTAAGGTTGAGGATGGCCTGATACACATCAAGAGCGGTATTTTTGTGCGAAAAAATCTATATCTCACCAAAGATCGGATCCAGGTTATTGATATTACTGCAGGTGTCATTCAGCGCATTTTTGGCCTTGTTCGGCTGGACATTCAAACAGCCGGGGCCAGTTCGCGGGCTGCTGCAATAGAAGCCATTACAAGAGAAAAAGCAGAAGAGATTAATCAGCTGTTGCGGCGCGGGGAAAAGCAGGAAGAAGAGGGAGATGAGTCCTCTGTTGAATCCATACCGGAAATTAAACAAACCATTTCACTGCCCAATAAAGAGCTGCTCATTGCGGCTTCTACATCCGGTAGTTTTGGTATTGCCCTATCAGTAATCGGTACGGTTTTCTCCCAGATTGAGCCACTGATCAGTGAATCCCAAATGTATGAATATCTGTACAGCATTCTGCCTTCCCAAACAGATACAATGTTTTATATCGCCCTGATTGCGGGATTTGTTATTTTTGCATGGCTGCTCTCATTTTTCGGCACACTATTTAAGTATGGAAATTTCAGCCTTGTAGTAAAAGAAAAAGAGATCGTTATTTCCCGGGGCATCTTTGAGAAGAAAAGGGTCACTGTGCCGTTCAACAGAATTCAGGCTATTCATATTTCCGAGGGGATCATTCGTCAACCCCTGGGTTATGCGTCGGTCCATCTCGAAAGCGCCGGATATGGTGATGAAAAAGGGACCGGTTCAATTCTTTTTTTCCCGCTCATTAAGCGAAATGAAATTTTGCCATTGTTGGATGATGTTTTACCGGACTACCAAAAAGAGATGTTGGCACTGACGCCTCCCTCCCGATCTCTGCGGAGATATATTTTCCGATCCGCATTTTTAGTAACTGCTTTAACAGCACTGGCCTGGTGGAGATTTGATCTGAACCTGGCCATCTGGATCTTGCCGATTCTCTCTTTGATCTGGGGATGGCTGAAATACAATGACACAGCCCTGGGCTGGGGTGAGGATATCCTGGTGCTTCGAAGCCGGGGACTTGCCAAATCCACAGCTTACATCAAAAAGAAACGGGTACAGGATGTTTCCGTCAGCCAAAGCCCGTTTCAGCGATACCGGAATCTATGTTCTGTACAAGTACATGTTGCTTCGGGCGACCGCGGAAAATCATTCAGCGTTCGCGACCTCGAATTAGACGACGGTCTTATCATACTGCAACAACTCAAAATTGAAGGAATGAATACAACGATTGGTGAAGAGTTTTCTCCGGAGTCGATACGGCAGATTGTTCGGTTGCCGGGATGGGCGTAG
- a CDS encoding PH domain-containing protein, whose product MKQPPFHKLTPRAIRVWQWSNSVRSLFLFALPVAYAAIFGYSGYHQWAIISLGIIVVAIWILSTFLMPYLSWKNWRYAIDENEIDLKRGVIFKTRTLIPLSRVQHVDTRQGPLLGSYNLASVTISTAATTHEIPALDEVLADRVRHQISTFARLAEEDV is encoded by the coding sequence ATGAAGCAACCCCCGTTTCATAAATTAACACCGAGGGCTATACGGGTCTGGCAGTGGAGTAATTCTGTTCGGTCCCTCTTTCTTTTTGCACTTCCTGTTGCCTATGCAGCTATTTTTGGATACAGCGGATATCATCAATGGGCTATCATTTCACTTGGAATTATTGTGGTTGCAATTTGGATACTCTCAACCTTTTTGATGCCGTATCTCTCCTGGAAAAACTGGAGATATGCCATCGATGAAAATGAGATTGACCTGAAACGGGGTGTAATATTTAAAACCCGAACGCTGATCCCGTTGAGTCGTGTGCAACACGTAGACACCCGACAAGGACCCCTATTGGGATCTTACAATCTTGCCAGTGTAACGATCTCAACCGCTGCCACTACCCATGAAATCCCGGCACTTGATGAGGTTCTGGCCGACAGGGTACGCCATCAAATATCCACATTTGCAAGACTTGCCGAAGAAGATGTCTGA
- a CDS encoding RagB/SusD family nutrient uptake outer membrane protein, whose amino-acid sequence MKNSKNVIIILVLIFTAGMFTKACGDEFLTRPAMGSLSEDVVADRNGVETLLMGAYGALSQTGNQGWGDGLPGDGAWAVCPSNWLYGSVMGTEAHKGSDAGDQPQMNTLGGMNVSPSTGFINLKWRGLYEGIARTNSVLSVLPDVPVSEGVFSEADKARIEAEARFLRGHFYFELKRFYNNVPWIDETVDALTPQPNDQDIWPKIEADFQFAFNNLPAVQAQAGRPNNWAAASYLAKSYMYQEKFSEAKSLYDQIISDGNTSNGLAYDLVPLDQVHNPVNKNNAESVFAIQASADDGTGTIQNANPGMMLNYPYNSPFRCCGFYQPTLYLVNSFQTVDGKPLINDFLSTPVKNDLGVLSSENFEPHSGTLDPRLDWTVGRRGVPFHDWGPHPGQRWVRDQAYSGPYASKKHIWWQKDDQDVNNPSQWAPGTSYNIPIIRFADVLLMAAEAEIETGSLSQALEYINRVRARAADPSAWVKNEFNEGYAFEIVSSEAEMLALEPTSGSWVVREDTGTTFVYLGGGAADINNWNEYTEPNYNIDLYDDLGTQQQAREIVRFERKLELALEGHRYFDLVRWGIAEDEINEFMDYEGDFFPASYLNEGQFTPNRNEYFPIPQRQIDLSTVGGTPVLQQNTGY is encoded by the coding sequence ATGAAGAACTCAAAAAATGTAATCATCATACTTGTACTAATCTTTACCGCAGGTATGTTCACAAAAGCGTGCGGAGATGAATTTCTTACGCGCCCTGCTATGGGATCGCTGAGTGAAGATGTAGTAGCCGATCGCAACGGCGTAGAAACACTTTTAATGGGGGCTTATGGGGCTCTCAGTCAAACCGGTAACCAGGGCTGGGGAGATGGCCTTCCGGGAGACGGAGCCTGGGCAGTTTGCCCCTCCAACTGGCTTTATGGAAGTGTTATGGGAACTGAAGCTCACAAAGGAAGTGATGCAGGTGACCAGCCACAAATGAACACCCTCGGAGGTATGAACGTATCACCCTCCACAGGATTCATAAACCTGAAATGGAGAGGTCTTTACGAAGGTATTGCCCGTACAAACTCTGTGCTGAGTGTACTGCCAGATGTACCTGTTTCTGAAGGTGTTTTCAGCGAGGCAGATAAAGCCAGGATAGAAGCTGAAGCGCGTTTTCTGCGCGGACACTTCTACTTTGAGCTGAAGAGGTTCTATAATAACGTTCCATGGATCGATGAAACTGTGGATGCACTTACACCTCAGCCAAATGACCAGGATATCTGGCCAAAGATAGAAGCGGATTTCCAGTTTGCATTTAACAATCTCCCGGCTGTTCAAGCACAGGCTGGACGACCCAATAACTGGGCGGCTGCATCATATCTCGCCAAATCCTATATGTACCAGGAGAAATTTTCGGAGGCCAAATCCTTGTATGATCAAATCATTTCCGATGGTAATACCTCTAACGGATTGGCATATGACCTTGTACCGCTCGATCAGGTACATAACCCGGTCAATAAAAACAATGCAGAATCGGTTTTTGCTATTCAGGCATCTGCCGATGACGGGACAGGCACTATTCAAAATGCTAATCCCGGGATGATGCTCAATTATCCGTATAACAGTCCGTTTCGCTGCTGTGGTTTTTACCAGCCTACACTTTACCTGGTAAATTCCTTTCAAACAGTTGATGGAAAACCACTGATTAACGACTTCCTTTCAACTCCTGTGAAAAATGATCTGGGAGTTCTTTCAAGTGAAAATTTTGAGCCTCACAGCGGTACTCTCGATCCACGGCTTGACTGGACGGTTGGCCGTCGCGGTGTTCCGTTCCACGACTGGGGACCACACCCCGGTCAGCGATGGGTGCGCGACCAGGCATATTCCGGTCCATATGCTTCCAAAAAGCACATCTGGTGGCAAAAAGATGATCAGGATGTAAACAATCCGAGTCAGTGGGCACCCGGTACATCGTATAACATCCCGATTATTCGTTTTGCTGATGTCCTGTTGATGGCAGCCGAAGCGGAAATCGAAACAGGAAGCCTGTCACAGGCACTGGAGTATATTAACCGTGTACGAGCACGTGCTGCGGATCCATCTGCATGGGTTAAAAACGAATTCAATGAAGGATATGCTTTTGAAATCGTAAGCAGTGAAGCAGAGATGCTGGCACTCGAACCCACCTCCGGAAGCTGGGTAGTACGGGAAGATACTGGAACCACGTTTGTGTATCTGGGCGGCGGTGCAGCCGATATCAATAATTGGAATGAGTATACAGAGCCTAATTATAATATCGATCTGTATGATGATCTTGGCACTCAGCAGCAAGCCAGGGAAATCGTACGGTTTGAACGCAAGCTGGAACTGGCCCTTGAAGGCCACAGGTACTTTGATCTGGTTCGATGGGGAATTGCTGAGGATGAAATCAATGAGTTTATGGACTACGAAGGTGATTTCTTCCCGGCTTCATATCTCAATGAAGGGCAGTTTACACCAAACAGAAATGAATACTTCCCGATTCCACAAAGACAGATCGACTTGAGCACTGTTGGTGGAACTCCGGTTTTACAACAAAATACAGGTTACTAA